The following are encoded together in the Acidobacteriota bacterium genome:
- the lpxD gene encoding UDP-3-O-(3-hydroxymyristoyl)glucosamine N-acyltransferase, producing MAENAAPEYTPQAVTLRELADLLDCRLEGDGAQTVTRVAALEGAGPGDVSFFSNPKYARALAATRATAVIASDDVAVPVAALRTTQPYVAFARALALLHPQPAPPVGVHATAVVDATAVLGVDVSVGPYACVGARAVIGARTAVRAHVFIGDGAVIGDDCLLHPHVSIRERVTLGHRVVVQDHAVIGSDGFGFAADATGAMLKIPQVGTVVVGDDVEVGALTAIDRPPIGATVIGAGTKIDNLVQIAHGVELGERVILVSQVGIAGSTTVGAGTVLAGQVGVAGHLTIGRGVRATAQTGIPNSLPDKAFVSGYPAIDNRDWLKASAVFRTLPALRQRVAALERRLEALQSSGADEPDPDGRAGRGDPAERGGA from the coding sequence GTGGCGGAGAACGCCGCGCCGGAGTACACTCCGCAGGCCGTGACGCTCCGTGAACTGGCCGACCTGCTCGACTGTCGCCTCGAGGGCGACGGCGCCCAGACCGTCACCCGCGTGGCCGCGCTCGAGGGCGCGGGCCCCGGCGACGTCTCCTTCTTCTCGAACCCGAAGTACGCCAGGGCGCTGGCCGCCACGCGCGCGACGGCGGTGATTGCCAGTGATGACGTGGCCGTGCCCGTCGCGGCGCTGCGCACGACACAGCCGTATGTCGCGTTCGCGCGCGCGCTGGCGCTCCTGCACCCGCAGCCGGCTCCACCTGTGGGCGTTCACGCCACGGCCGTGGTCGATGCGACAGCGGTGCTCGGCGTCGATGTATCGGTGGGGCCTTACGCGTGTGTCGGCGCGCGCGCCGTCATCGGTGCCCGGACCGCCGTCCGCGCGCACGTGTTCATCGGCGACGGGGCGGTGATCGGCGACGACTGTCTCCTGCATCCGCACGTCAGCATCCGTGAGCGGGTCACGCTCGGCCACCGCGTGGTGGTCCAGGATCACGCCGTGATCGGCAGCGACGGGTTCGGGTTCGCGGCCGACGCGACAGGCGCGATGCTCAAGATCCCGCAGGTGGGGACCGTCGTGGTGGGCGACGATGTGGAGGTCGGCGCGTTGACGGCGATCGACCGCCCGCCGATCGGTGCAACGGTGATCGGCGCCGGCACCAAGATCGACAACCTGGTCCAGATCGCGCACGGCGTCGAACTGGGCGAGCGGGTGATCCTCGTGTCGCAGGTGGGCATCGCCGGCAGCACGACCGTCGGCGCGGGCACCGTGCTGGCCGGGCAGGTGGGCGTGGCCGGGCACCTCACGATCGGCAGGGGCGTGCGCGCGACGGCGCAGACGGGCATCCCCAATTCGCTCCCCGACAAGGCGTTCGTCTCCGGATACCCGGCCATCGACAACCGCGACTGGCTCAAGGCGTCGGCGGTCTTCCGGACCCTCCCGGCGCTGCGCCAGCGCGTGGCCGCGCTCGAACGCCGCCTCGAGGCGCTGCAGTCGTCAGGGGCAGATGAGCCCGATCCGGACGGCCGGGCCGGGAGGGGCGACCCTGCCGAACGCGGCGGTGCGTAG